A window of Streptomyces gilvosporeus contains these coding sequences:
- a CDS encoding antitoxin, with product MSVLDKLKQMLKGHEEQAGKGIDKSGDYVDEKTQGKYSGQIDTAQDKLKEQLGGMDRDTDRPPEQ from the coding sequence ATGTCCGTGTTGGACAAGCTCAAGCAGATGCTGAAGGGCCATGAAGAGCAGGCTGGCAAGGGCATCGACAAGTCCGGGGACTACGTCGACGAGAAGACCCAGGGCAAGTACAGCGGCCAGATCGACACGGCCCAGGACAAGCTCAAGGAACAGCTCGGCGGCATGGACCGGGACACGGACCGCCCGCCAGAGCAGTGA